One stretch of Nicotiana tabacum cultivar K326 chromosome 18, ASM71507v2, whole genome shotgun sequence DNA includes these proteins:
- the LOC107763532 gene encoding F-box protein CPR1-like, giving the protein MERPANKLEPLIFAFDLGTEKWGLVPRPPYTDTGFIVRLVVLGGSLCTYKTYFIDDWENGDLVLDHVDIWVMKEYGIRDSWAMLISLEQPDKCIGHTVLPLANSKSGKEVLLEQDNRRFLWTSIEGDSIKIVDTEIGNLRGFLHFNSYIYLGSLVNLSSNSDLKKQLNQDKGGNKKALKKRGDDFLSKGFKLKL; this is encoded by the exons ATGGAAAGACCTGCGAATAAGTTAGAACCACTGATTTTTGCTTTTGATCTTGGAACTGAAAAATGGGGACTCGTACCGCGTCCCCCTTATACTGATACGGGTTTCATTGTGAGGTTGGTCGTATTGGGAGGCTCTCTTTGCACATATAAAACCTACTTTATAGATGATTGGGAAAATGGGGATCTTGTTTTGGACCATGTGGACATATGGGTAATGAAGGAATATGGAATTAGGGATTCGTGGGCTATGCTTATATCACTTGAACAGCCAGATAAGTGTATTGGTCATACTGTACTCCCACTTGCAAATTCGAAGAGTGGAAAGGAAGTTCTTTTGGAGCAAGATAATAGGCGATTCCTGTGGACTAGTATTGAGGGGGACTCCATAAAGATTGTTGATACTGAAATTGGGAATTTACGTGGCTTTCTACATTTCAATAGTTATATTTATTTGGGAAGCCTCGTTAACCTTAGTTCCAATAGTGATCTGAAGAAACAGTTAAATCAAGATAAAGGAGGAAATAAGAAAGCCCTAAAGAAGAG GGGAGATGATTTCCTTTCAAAGGGGTTCAAGTTGAAGCTTTGA